Proteins from a single region of Pseudarthrobacter sp. NIBRBAC000502772:
- a CDS encoding carbonic anhydrase, with amino-acid sequence MRSATVMTRKSLIVGSGLGLLALVTGCSRSAAGAAAPSPSASAAPHAWSYDGAEGPEHWGTLSSDFGSCSSGTAQSPIEVGGSSGLSPAPLALAYSASEGEMTDNGHTTELHALSAQGITVGGKQYAFKQMHFHAPSEHTLGGVRHEAEFHFVHQADDGGLAVVGILATVGATNAAWAPFTDGVPAAAGGQKVVAGVVDFPALFPASLDHFAYDGSLTTPPCSEGVRWLLLETPIELGAGQLATLRAAHAGNSRPLQPLNGRDVVAADQ; translated from the coding sequence ATGCGCAGCGCCACAGTAATGACCAGGAAGTCTTTGATAGTTGGATCCGGGCTGGGGCTGCTGGCACTTGTCACCGGCTGCAGCAGGTCTGCCGCCGGGGCCGCGGCACCATCGCCGTCCGCCTCCGCAGCTCCACACGCCTGGTCCTACGACGGCGCCGAGGGCCCTGAACACTGGGGCACCCTGAGTTCCGACTTCGGCTCCTGCTCGTCCGGCACCGCCCAGTCCCCCATCGAGGTCGGCGGCAGTTCGGGCCTTTCCCCCGCGCCGCTCGCCCTGGCCTATTCCGCCTCGGAAGGCGAGATGACGGACAACGGCCACACCACCGAGCTGCACGCCCTCTCGGCCCAGGGCATCACGGTTGGCGGCAAGCAGTACGCCTTCAAGCAGATGCATTTCCACGCCCCGTCCGAGCACACGCTGGGCGGTGTGCGGCACGAAGCGGAGTTCCACTTCGTCCACCAGGCCGACGACGGCGGGCTGGCCGTCGTCGGGATCCTCGCCACGGTGGGGGCTACCAATGCGGCGTGGGCGCCGTTCACGGACGGCGTGCCCGCCGCAGCCGGCGGGCAGAAGGTGGTGGCCGGCGTCGTGGACTTCCCGGCGCTGTTCCCGGCTTCGCTGGATCATTTCGCGTATGACGGCAGCCTGACCACTCCGCCCTGTTCGGAAGGCGTGCGCTGGCTGCTCCTCGAGACCCCCATTGAGCTGGGAGCCGGACAGCTCGCCACACTTCGCGCGGCGCACGCGGGCAACAGCCGGCCGCTCCAGCCGCTCAACGGGAGGGACGTCGTCGCGGCGGACCAGTAG
- a CDS encoding NAD-dependent malic enzyme, which yields MANPSPGNSITLRVAAPSSFTATSELAAAVGAAGAAITALDVTESHHDTLVVDVTCNTTDDDHAARVKDALNALDGVTVQHVSDRTFLMHLGGKLEVVPKVALRNRDDLSRAYTPGVARVCLAIAEDPAAARNLTVKRNTIAVLTDGSAVLGLGNIGPAAALPVMEGKAALFKQFANVDAWPVCLDTQDTEEIIMIAKAMAPVYGGINLEDIAAPRCFEIEKRLRDELDIPVFHDDQHGTAIVTLAALHNALRVVDKKLPEVRIVVSGVGAAGSAIIQLLKAQGAQHIVAAGRSGAIHSGEQYDDEHRAWIAANTNEEGFSGTLHEAMAGADVFIGVSAPYVIGEEQVAAMAENAIVFAMANPTPEIDPVIASKHAAVVATGRSDFPNQINNVLAFPGFFRGLLDAGASDITPEMLVAAADAIANRVADDELNASYIIPSVFDPHVAADVAAAVAGAAHAARAL from the coding sequence ATGGCGAACCCGAGCCCCGGAAATTCGATCACCCTGCGCGTCGCGGCGCCGTCCAGCTTCACTGCCACGAGTGAACTCGCTGCCGCCGTCGGCGCAGCCGGTGCAGCCATCACGGCGCTTGACGTCACCGAATCCCACCACGACACCCTGGTTGTGGACGTCACCTGCAACACCACCGACGACGACCACGCCGCCCGCGTCAAGGACGCCCTGAACGCGCTCGACGGCGTCACGGTCCAGCACGTCTCGGACCGCACCTTCCTCATGCACCTCGGCGGCAAGCTCGAGGTGGTCCCCAAGGTAGCCCTGCGCAACCGCGACGACCTCTCCCGTGCCTACACGCCCGGCGTCGCCCGCGTCTGCCTCGCGATCGCCGAGGACCCGGCAGCGGCCCGCAACCTGACCGTCAAGCGCAACACCATCGCCGTCCTCACCGACGGTTCGGCCGTCCTGGGCCTGGGCAACATCGGCCCGGCCGCGGCGCTGCCCGTTATGGAAGGCAAGGCCGCCCTGTTCAAGCAGTTCGCCAACGTTGACGCCTGGCCGGTCTGCCTGGACACCCAGGACACCGAGGAAATCATCATGATCGCCAAGGCCATGGCGCCCGTCTACGGCGGCATCAACCTTGAGGACATTGCTGCGCCGCGCTGCTTTGAAATTGAGAAGCGCCTGCGCGATGAACTCGACATCCCCGTCTTCCACGACGACCAGCACGGCACCGCCATCGTCACCCTCGCGGCCCTCCACAACGCCCTGCGCGTGGTGGACAAGAAGCTCCCCGAGGTCCGCATTGTTGTCTCGGGCGTCGGCGCCGCCGGCTCGGCCATCATCCAGCTCCTCAAGGCCCAGGGCGCGCAGCACATCGTTGCCGCCGGCCGCTCCGGAGCCATCCACTCGGGCGAGCAGTACGACGACGAGCACCGCGCCTGGATTGCCGCGAACACCAACGAGGAGGGCTTCTCCGGAACCCTGCACGAGGCCATGGCTGGCGCCGACGTCTTCATCGGTGTCAGCGCCCCGTACGTGATCGGCGAGGAGCAGGTCGCCGCCATGGCTGAGAATGCGATCGTGTTCGCCATGGCCAACCCGACCCCGGAGATCGACCCTGTCATTGCGTCCAAGCACGCGGCCGTGGTGGCCACGGGCCGCAGCGACTTCCCCAACCAGATCAACAACGTGCTGGCCTTCCCGGGCTTCTTCCGGGGGCTGCTCGACGCCGGCGCGAGCGACATCACGCCGGAGATGCTGGTGGCCGCCGCAGACGCCATTGCCAACCGGGTAGCTGACGACGAGCTGAACGCGAGCTACATTATCCCCAGCGTCTTCGATCCTCATGTAGCCGCCGATGTGGCTGCCGCAGTGGCAGGCGCCGCTCACGCCGCCCGCGCTCTCTAG
- a CDS encoding bifunctional allantoicase/(S)-ureidoglycine aminohydrolase, giving the protein MGKYYYPQGGLPPQTHLTTERAIVTEAYTVIPKGVMTDIVTSTLPGFSNTRSWILARPISGFATTFSQLIVEIGPGGGAPKAEFEPGVEGVVFVTKGKVNLTLDGELHQLEEGGYAYLAAGATWGLENISDDIVSFQWIRKAYERLEGYEAKSFVTSDAEVEPTAMPDTNGAWKTTRFTDSSDLAHDMQVNIVTFQPGGVIPFPETHVMEHGLYVLEGKAMYLLNNDWVEVEAGDFMWLRAFCPQACYAGGPGEFRYLLYKDMNRQIKLT; this is encoded by the coding sequence ATGGGCAAGTACTACTACCCCCAGGGCGGGCTGCCGCCGCAGACGCACCTCACCACGGAGCGGGCCATCGTCACGGAGGCCTATACGGTCATCCCCAAGGGCGTTATGACCGACATCGTGACCAGCACCCTGCCGGGTTTCTCCAACACCCGCTCCTGGATCCTGGCCCGCCCGATCTCCGGGTTTGCCACCACGTTCTCGCAGCTGATCGTGGAGATTGGCCCCGGCGGCGGCGCTCCGAAGGCCGAGTTTGAGCCCGGCGTTGAAGGCGTCGTCTTTGTCACCAAGGGCAAGGTCAACCTGACGCTCGACGGCGAACTGCACCAGCTGGAGGAAGGCGGCTACGCCTACCTGGCCGCCGGTGCCACGTGGGGCCTGGAAAACATCTCCGACGATATTGTGTCCTTCCAATGGATCCGCAAGGCCTACGAGCGGCTGGAGGGTTACGAGGCAAAGTCCTTCGTCACCAGTGATGCCGAAGTGGAACCCACCGCGATGCCGGATACCAACGGCGCCTGGAAGACCACCCGCTTCACGGATTCCAGCGACCTGGCCCACGACATGCAGGTGAACATCGTGACGTTCCAGCCGGGCGGGGTCATCCCGTTCCCGGAGACCCACGTCATGGAGCACGGCCTGTACGTCCTGGAGGGCAAGGCCATGTACCTGCTCAACAACGACTGGGTCGAAGTGGAAGCAGGCGACTTCATGTGGCTGCGCGCCTTCTGCCCGCAGGCCTGCTACGCGGGTGGCCCGGGCGAGTTCCGGTACCTGCTCTACAAGGACATGAACCGCCAGATCAAACTGACCTAG
- the aceB gene encoding malate synthase A, translating into MAITVTDRQPVARAEEILTPKALAFIEDLHRRFAGTRNELLEARQAKRDGVARTSRLDFLPETQEIRDGDWKVAEAPAALQDRRVEMTGPATPAKMAINALNSGAKVWLADLEDASTPTWPNVIDSILNLRDAATGTLAYTSPEGKEYTLRTDAPLAVVVARPRGWHMPERHLLIDGEPAVGALVDFGLHFFHTAKQLLLNGHGPYYYLPKMESHLEARLWNEVFVFAQDFLGIPQGSVRATMLIETIPAAFEMDEFLYELRDHASGLNAGRWDYLFSIIKYFRDAGEEFVLPDRASVVMTAPFMRAYTELLVKTCHKRGAFAMGGMAAVIPNRRHPEVTEAAFAKVRADKTREANDGFDGSWVAHPDLVPTCREVFDAVLGERPNQLDKQRPEVSVTADQLIDIASADGQVTEGGLRLNLYVAVAYTAVWLSGNGAVAIHNLMEDAATAEISRSQVWQQIRNKSVLADTGNTVTRELVEKILGEETERLRTEFGDEAFRLYYQPASKLIAEICLSEDYTDFLTTPAYELVG; encoded by the coding sequence ATGGCTATCACTGTTACCGACCGCCAGCCGGTCGCCCGCGCCGAAGAGATCCTCACGCCCAAGGCCCTGGCCTTTATCGAGGATCTGCACCGGCGCTTCGCCGGAACGCGCAACGAGCTGCTCGAGGCCCGCCAGGCCAAGCGCGACGGCGTCGCCCGCACCAGCCGCCTGGACTTCCTCCCGGAGACGCAGGAAATCCGCGACGGCGACTGGAAGGTCGCCGAGGCGCCCGCCGCGCTGCAGGACCGCCGTGTCGAGATGACCGGCCCGGCCACCCCGGCCAAGATGGCCATCAACGCCCTGAACTCCGGCGCCAAGGTATGGCTGGCGGACCTCGAGGACGCCAGCACGCCCACGTGGCCCAACGTCATCGACTCCATTCTGAACCTGCGCGACGCCGCAACCGGCACCCTGGCCTACACCTCGCCCGAAGGCAAGGAATACACGCTCCGCACCGACGCGCCGCTGGCTGTTGTGGTGGCCCGCCCCCGCGGCTGGCACATGCCGGAAAGGCACCTGCTGATCGACGGCGAACCCGCCGTGGGTGCGCTGGTGGACTTCGGCCTGCACTTCTTCCACACCGCCAAGCAGCTGCTGCTCAACGGCCACGGCCCGTACTACTACCTGCCCAAGATGGAATCGCACCTCGAGGCCCGCCTCTGGAACGAGGTCTTCGTGTTCGCCCAGGACTTCCTCGGCATCCCGCAGGGCAGCGTCCGCGCCACCATGCTGATCGAAACCATCCCGGCCGCCTTCGAGATGGACGAGTTCCTTTACGAACTCCGGGACCACGCCTCGGGCCTGAACGCCGGCCGCTGGGACTACCTGTTCAGCATCATCAAGTACTTCCGCGACGCTGGCGAGGAATTTGTACTCCCGGACCGCGCCTCGGTGGTTATGACGGCTCCGTTTATGCGGGCCTACACCGAGCTGCTGGTGAAGACCTGCCACAAGCGCGGTGCCTTCGCCATGGGCGGCATGGCTGCCGTCATCCCCAACCGCCGGCACCCCGAGGTCACCGAGGCCGCTTTCGCCAAGGTCCGCGCGGACAAGACCCGCGAGGCCAACGACGGGTTCGACGGCTCCTGGGTGGCCCACCCGGACCTGGTCCCCACCTGCCGCGAGGTGTTCGACGCCGTCCTCGGCGAGCGCCCGAACCAGCTGGACAAGCAGCGCCCCGAGGTTTCGGTTACTGCGGACCAGCTGATCGACATCGCCTCGGCTGACGGCCAGGTCACCGAGGGCGGGCTGCGCCTGAACCTGTATGTCGCCGTCGCCTATACCGCCGTTTGGCTCTCCGGCAACGGCGCCGTGGCCATCCACAACCTCATGGAGGACGCCGCCACGGCCGAGATCTCCCGCTCGCAGGTGTGGCAGCAGATCCGCAACAAGTCCGTCCTCGCCGACACCGGAAACACCGTCACCCGCGAACTGGTCGAAAAGATCCTGGGCGAGGAAACGGAACGGCTCCGGACCGAATTCGGCGACGAGGCCTTCCGCCTGTACTACCAGCCGGCCAGCAAGCTGATCGCCGAGATCTGCCTGTCCGAGGACTACACGGACTTCCTCACCACTCCGGCCTACGAACTGGTGGGCTGA
- a CDS encoding NADPH-dependent F420 reductase: protein MTTIGIIGAGHIGSQVARKAVELGYDVVISNSRGPETLAALVAELGPRAGAATPAEAAAAGDFAVVTIPFRSLGSIPVEPLAGKIVIDTGNYYWKRDGRVPALDAGETTSSALVQKHLPTSKVAKGFNHIRYSEITTDGTPPGTPNRRALATASDFAEASGLVTKLYDEFGFDTVDLGPLSESWRAEPGRPANVVRQNAAELSETLAKAPRTV from the coding sequence ATGACAACCATCGGAATCATCGGCGCAGGACACATTGGCAGCCAGGTTGCCCGCAAAGCGGTGGAACTCGGCTACGACGTGGTGATCAGCAATTCCCGCGGCCCCGAAACGCTGGCCGCACTCGTGGCGGAACTGGGACCCCGCGCCGGGGCCGCGACGCCGGCCGAAGCGGCAGCGGCGGGCGATTTCGCCGTCGTGACCATTCCTTTCAGGAGCCTCGGCAGCATCCCCGTGGAGCCGCTCGCGGGGAAGATCGTGATCGATACCGGCAACTACTACTGGAAGCGCGACGGCCGTGTTCCGGCCCTCGACGCCGGCGAAACCACGTCCTCCGCACTGGTCCAGAAACACCTGCCGACGTCCAAGGTGGCGAAGGGCTTCAACCACATCCGGTACAGCGAGATCACCACGGACGGCACGCCTCCCGGCACCCCTAACCGCCGTGCCCTGGCCACCGCGAGCGACTTCGCCGAGGCCAGCGGGCTCGTGACGAAGCTGTATGACGAGTTCGGCTTCGACACGGTGGACCTCGGCCCGCTCTCAGAGAGCTGGCGCGCGGAGCCGGGCCGTCCGGCGAATGTGGTGCGGCAGAACGCTGCTGAACTCAGCGAGACCCTGGCCAAGGCGCCGCGGACCGTCTGA
- a CDS encoding helix-turn-helix transcriptional regulator, with the protein MGQSAEFGKFLKAMRSRLTPEQAGIAATTGGRRVPGLRREEIARLADVSTDYYTRLEQGRNIHPSRAVMDSVARALRLDPGEQAHMFDLLENCAKSQHSPIPEQVVRPALRQLLDAVGNVPAVILGRRTDVLAGNRLAFLLLAEFPAMPAAERNLTRWIFLDPRSHDLFRDWETVAAEAVGTLRADIGRHPNDPQANQLVGELAVHSERFRQWWAGHRLATGSAGSVRLHHPVVGDLELNFEDLTLPDDPDQVLRVYSAKPDSPSADSLTLLGSFGAEVLAAAAAPRATEDTDASGASKAP; encoded by the coding sequence ATGGGTCAGAGCGCGGAGTTTGGAAAGTTCCTGAAGGCAATGCGGTCGCGGCTGACGCCGGAGCAGGCCGGGATAGCCGCGACCACCGGTGGCAGGCGCGTCCCCGGGCTGCGACGCGAGGAAATCGCGCGCCTTGCGGACGTGAGCACCGACTACTACACCCGCCTCGAACAAGGCCGGAACATCCACCCGTCCCGGGCGGTGATGGATTCAGTGGCGCGGGCCCTGCGCCTGGATCCTGGCGAGCAGGCGCACATGTTCGACCTTCTGGAGAACTGCGCGAAGTCCCAGCATTCACCCATTCCGGAACAGGTTGTTCGGCCGGCTCTCCGCCAACTCCTGGACGCCGTGGGCAACGTTCCCGCCGTGATCCTGGGCCGCCGCACAGATGTTCTGGCCGGCAACCGCCTGGCGTTCCTTCTGCTTGCGGAATTCCCGGCCATGCCGGCGGCGGAGCGGAACCTCACCCGCTGGATCTTCCTCGATCCACGCTCCCACGATCTCTTCCGGGACTGGGAGACCGTGGCGGCCGAAGCCGTCGGGACCCTGCGCGCGGATATCGGCCGGCACCCCAACGACCCCCAGGCCAATCAGCTCGTCGGCGAACTCGCAGTGCACAGCGAACGCTTCCGCCAATGGTGGGCCGGACACCGGCTGGCAACGGGGTCCGCAGGCAGCGTTCGGCTGCACCATCCCGTCGTCGGGGACCTGGAACTGAACTTCGAAGACCTGACGCTTCCCGACGATCCAGACCAGGTGCTGCGGGTGTATTCAGCGAAGCCGGACTCGCCATCGGCCGATTCCCTGACCCTGCTCGGCAGCTTCGGCGCCGAAGTGCTGGCCGCCGCGGCAGCCCCTCGGGCCACGGAAGACACGGACGCGTCCGGCGCTAGCAAGGCGCCCTGA
- a CDS encoding IclR family transcriptional regulator, translated as MPTDPSHSVTPEGNASRFVDILLEFARHRTLTAAQISKTTGIPASAVYRHLALLVQSGLVAQTRRRGQYSAGPETLRLAANFHQEAMVKGRISEQLQLLSDETQELAAYLVVRGADALCVDAIEGPQMLRCSYSPGSSLPLLKGASAMALLAHLDPQEQSRIVAGLGLSSEDADNLNHELQLVQGRGFGLSYGAVDAGVWGVSFPVFDDGGRLLGAVSTMAPADRAVRREKQLIASTRDAALALGHGEGSR; from the coding sequence ATGCCTACAGATCCGAGCCATTCCGTGACACCGGAAGGCAACGCCTCGCGGTTCGTCGACATCCTGCTCGAATTCGCGCGGCACCGGACTCTGACTGCAGCCCAGATCAGCAAAACAACGGGCATCCCCGCCAGTGCCGTGTACCGGCACCTGGCACTGCTGGTGCAGTCCGGGCTGGTGGCGCAGACCAGGCGCCGCGGGCAGTACAGCGCCGGCCCGGAAACCCTGCGCCTCGCCGCCAACTTCCACCAGGAGGCCATGGTCAAGGGCCGCATCTCGGAGCAGCTACAGCTGCTCTCGGATGAAACCCAGGAGCTGGCCGCCTACCTGGTGGTCCGCGGTGCGGATGCCCTGTGCGTGGATGCCATCGAAGGCCCGCAGATGCTGCGCTGCAGCTACTCGCCGGGCAGCTCGCTCCCCCTGCTGAAGGGCGCCAGCGCCATGGCCCTGCTGGCACACCTGGACCCCCAGGAGCAGAGCAGGATCGTGGCCGGCCTCGGGCTTAGCTCCGAGGACGCAGACAACCTGAACCACGAGCTCCAGCTCGTCCAGGGCCGCGGCTTCGGCCTCAGCTACGGGGCGGTGGATGCGGGCGTCTGGGGCGTCAGTTTCCCCGTGTTCGACGACGGCGGCCGGCTTTTGGGTGCCGTCAGCACCATGGCTCCGGCGGACCGGGCGGTCCGGCGCGAAAAGCAACTCATAGCAAGCACCCGTGACGCCGCATTGGCGCTCGGACACGGAGAAGGATCCCGATGA
- the hutG gene encoding formimidoylglutamase: MTNPTTQHTWTGRDDGPGPEHRRWHHAVNTAQAGTTGIAILGFRSDEGVRRNKGRVGAVDGPASIRSALAPMAAPAELLVHDLGDTSVVDGNLEDGQERLGAAVRQALDAGHLPVILGGGHETAFGTYTGLRASQVTDGRRIGILNLDAHFDLRAEAIPSSGTPFRQVAEAEQALGHGFNYTVVGISQPGNTEALFQTARELGVTYLLDEECTESKTEQVRQFTQDFIDSVDVVYLTIDLDVLPAYVAPGVSAPASYGVPLSVVLDVCRQLARSPKLAVVDVVELNPRFDVDSRTARTAARLIHTIAAERSGHRHA; the protein is encoded by the coding sequence ATGACCAACCCCACCACCCAGCACACGTGGACGGGCCGCGACGACGGCCCCGGCCCAGAGCACCGGCGCTGGCACCACGCAGTAAACACGGCCCAGGCCGGCACCACGGGAATCGCCATCCTTGGGTTCCGCAGCGATGAAGGCGTCCGCCGGAACAAAGGCCGGGTCGGCGCCGTCGACGGTCCCGCAAGCATCCGCTCCGCCCTGGCACCCATGGCGGCGCCGGCGGAACTCCTGGTCCACGACCTTGGCGACACCAGCGTTGTGGACGGAAACCTCGAGGACGGCCAGGAGCGCCTCGGTGCGGCCGTCCGCCAGGCCCTGGACGCGGGCCACCTGCCCGTCATCCTTGGCGGCGGCCACGAAACCGCCTTCGGCACGTACACGGGCCTCCGCGCCAGCCAGGTCACCGATGGACGCCGGATCGGCATCCTCAACCTGGACGCGCATTTCGATCTCCGAGCGGAGGCCATCCCGTCCTCGGGAACACCGTTCCGGCAAGTGGCCGAAGCGGAGCAAGCCTTGGGCCACGGGTTCAACTACACGGTGGTGGGCATCAGCCAGCCCGGCAACACCGAGGCCCTGTTCCAGACAGCCCGGGAGCTCGGCGTCACGTACCTCCTGGACGAGGAATGCACCGAGTCCAAGACTGAGCAGGTCCGGCAGTTCACGCAGGACTTCATCGACTCCGTGGACGTCGTCTACCTGACCATCGACCTCGACGTCCTCCCCGCGTACGTCGCCCCCGGTGTCAGCGCACCGGCGTCGTACGGCGTTCCGCTCTCCGTCGTCTTGGACGTATGCCGCCAGCTGGCCCGCTCCCCCAAGCTCGCCGTCGTCGACGTCGTCGAACTGAACCCCAGGTTCGACGTCGACTCCCGCACGGCCCGCACGGCCGCACGCCTCATCCACACGATCGCCGCAGAGCGATCCGGGCACCGGCATGCGTAG
- a CDS encoding aldolase, translated as MAVSPTPSLSAADLAAIDAQLAATDQLLERNYPGDDGTRQPVHTVYVPADRFTPSFAADWGAQALTTAEAHGGLEKLGALLGQEPELAAAVAARVGAKLRTEPIEDLRLDFEDGFGDRGDEAEDAAAVAAANAVATAVAAGTAPPFIGIRFKCFEAPSRARGLKTLDLFVSTLAQAGELPAGLILTLPKVTTVAQVQAMDFAVSRLEEVHGLRAGRLRFEVQVETPQLILGPEGTSPVAQLPHVVPGRISALHYGTYDYSASLQISAEYQSMEHPVADYAKEVMQLAVAGTGIRLSDGSTNIIPVGDAVEDAWKLHGRLVRRSLERGYYQGWDLHAAQLPSRFAATYAFYREGLPAAAARLRTYVERDNADGTEGGVMDEPATARALAAFVLRGVQCGAVGTEEVQALAGVELSQLTALAHPRLAHSTSK; from the coding sequence ATGGCGGTCTCCCCCACGCCGTCGCTCTCCGCGGCGGACCTTGCCGCCATCGACGCACAGCTGGCCGCCACCGACCAGTTGCTGGAACGTAATTACCCGGGCGACGACGGCACCCGCCAGCCCGTGCACACCGTGTACGTGCCGGCGGACCGTTTCACGCCGTCGTTCGCTGCCGACTGGGGTGCCCAGGCGCTTACGACGGCGGAGGCTCACGGCGGGCTCGAGAAGCTCGGCGCGCTGCTGGGTCAGGAGCCGGAGCTGGCTGCCGCCGTCGCCGCACGGGTCGGTGCCAAGCTGCGCACGGAACCGATCGAGGACCTGCGCCTCGACTTCGAGGATGGCTTCGGCGACCGCGGCGATGAGGCAGAGGACGCGGCAGCGGTCGCGGCCGCCAACGCTGTGGCCACCGCCGTCGCGGCCGGCACCGCGCCGCCGTTCATCGGCATCCGGTTCAAGTGCTTCGAGGCGCCCAGCCGGGCCCGCGGCCTGAAGACACTGGACCTGTTCGTCTCAACACTCGCGCAGGCCGGCGAACTTCCTGCCGGGCTCATCCTGACCCTGCCCAAGGTCACTACCGTGGCCCAGGTCCAGGCGATGGACTTCGCCGTGTCCCGGCTGGAGGAAGTCCACGGGCTTCGCGCCGGCCGGCTCCGCTTCGAGGTCCAGGTGGAGACGCCGCAGCTGATCCTCGGGCCGGAAGGCACCTCCCCTGTGGCGCAGTTGCCGCATGTGGTCCCGGGACGCATCAGCGCCCTGCACTACGGCACCTACGACTACTCCGCGTCGCTGCAGATCTCGGCCGAGTACCAGTCCATGGAGCACCCGGTGGCGGACTACGCCAAGGAAGTCATGCAGCTGGCCGTCGCCGGCACGGGCATCCGCCTCTCCGATGGTTCCACCAACATCATCCCGGTGGGCGACGCCGTCGAGGATGCCTGGAAGCTGCACGGACGCCTCGTCCGCCGCTCGCTGGAGCGCGGCTACTACCAGGGCTGGGACCTGCACGCCGCCCAGCTGCCCAGCCGTTTCGCCGCCACGTATGCGTTCTACCGCGAGGGGCTTCCGGCCGCCGCGGCACGCCTGCGCACCTACGTGGAACGAGACAACGCAGACGGCACCGAAGGCGGGGTCATGGACGAACCCGCCACCGCCCGGGCCCTGGCCGCCTTCGTCCTGCGCGGCGTCCAGTGCGGCGCAGTGGGGACCGAAGAGGTCCAGGCGCTCGCCGGCGTCGAACTTTCCCAGCTGACCGCACTGGCGCACCCGCGGCTGGCACACTCCACTTCAAAGTAA
- a CDS encoding threonine/serine dehydratase, with amino-acid sequence MITRTDVDEAAARIAGRIRVTPVLAADRGQFPGEVWLKCEFMQHTGTFKARGAFNRVLACRERGELKDDVGIVVASGGNAGLANAYAATEVGVPATVFVPETAPAVKVKKLWDIGANVVQRGAEYSEAYDAAMAYAAETGAVYCHAYDQPEIAAGAGTIGTELLEQLGDVDTVVVAVGGGGLMAGVAAAVEGRAKVVGVESHSTPTLHAALAAGTPVDVAVSGIAADSLGARQIGRIGFDVAVRTGVRAVLVSDEDIVAARSLLWEEYRIIVEHGAATAFAALLSGAYVPDDSERVAVILCGANTDPATV; translated from the coding sequence ATGATCACACGCACCGACGTCGACGAAGCCGCTGCCCGGATTGCGGGGAGGATCCGCGTCACGCCCGTGCTGGCGGCTGACCGAGGCCAATTCCCCGGCGAGGTGTGGCTCAAATGCGAGTTCATGCAGCACACCGGCACCTTCAAGGCGCGGGGTGCGTTCAACCGGGTCCTGGCCTGCCGGGAGCGCGGCGAACTCAAGGACGACGTCGGCATTGTGGTGGCCTCCGGCGGCAACGCCGGGCTCGCCAACGCCTACGCGGCCACGGAAGTGGGGGTCCCGGCCACGGTGTTCGTGCCCGAGACCGCCCCTGCCGTGAAGGTCAAGAAACTCTGGGACATCGGCGCCAACGTGGTCCAGCGCGGCGCCGAATACTCCGAGGCCTACGACGCCGCGATGGCTTACGCCGCCGAGACGGGCGCGGTCTACTGCCACGCCTACGACCAGCCCGAGATCGCCGCCGGCGCCGGCACCATCGGAACCGAGCTGCTGGAGCAGCTGGGCGACGTGGACACCGTGGTGGTGGCCGTGGGTGGCGGCGGGCTCATGGCGGGCGTCGCGGCCGCCGTGGAAGGCCGGGCCAAAGTGGTGGGCGTCGAGTCCCACTCAACGCCCACCCTGCACGCCGCGCTCGCGGCCGGGACCCCCGTGGACGTGGCCGTCTCCGGGATCGCCGCCGACTCGCTGGGGGCCCGGCAGATCGGCCGGATCGGCTTCGACGTGGCCGTCCGTACCGGTGTCCGCGCCGTGTTGGTCTCCGACGAGGACATCGTGGCCGCCCGCTCCCTGCTGTGGGAGGAGTACCGCATCATCGTGGAGCACGGCGCGGCCACCGCTTTCGCCGCCCTGCTCTCCGGCGCCTACGTCCCGGACGACAGCGAACGAGTGGCCGTGATCCTCTGCGGCGCCAACACGGACCCCGCCACGGTCTGA
- a CDS encoding CsbD family protein, with amino-acid sequence MGLGDRIHNAAERLHGKGKKAAGEVSGNDRMRAEGKARAVRADLKQAGEKIRHAFKRH; translated from the coding sequence ATGGGTTTGGGTGACAGGATCCACAACGCCGCGGAGAGGCTTCACGGCAAGGGAAAGAAAGCCGCCGGTGAGGTCAGCGGAAACGACCGCATGAGGGCGGAAGGCAAGGCCCGCGCAGTCCGGGCCGACCTCAAGCAAGCCGGCGAAAAGATCAGGCACGCCTTCAAGCGGCACTGA